In the Arachis ipaensis cultivar K30076 chromosome B10, Araip1.1, whole genome shotgun sequence genome, one interval contains:
- the LOC107620188 gene encoding regulatory-associated protein of TOR 1, with protein MLLLRLICGLRPHTERVEKVVGIGFQPGLDPGKIVSASQAGDIQFLDIRNHSSAYLTIEAHRGPLTALAVRRHAPIIASGSAKQLIKVFSLEGDQLGTIRYYPTFMAQKIGSVSCLNFHPYQVLLAAGAADACVCIYAYW; from the exons ATGTTGCTTCTTAGGCTTATCTGTGGATTACGGCCACATACAGAGAGAGTAGAAAAGGTGGTGGGGATTGGCTTTCAACCTGGACTAGACCCAGGAAAG ATTGTTAGTGCTTCTCAGGCTGGAGATATTCAATTCCTTGATATAAGAAATCATAGTAGCGCCTATCTTACCATTGAAGCTCACCGGGGCCCACTCACAGCTTTAGCTGTACGTAGACACGCTCCAATCATTGCCAGTGGCTCAGCCAAGCAACTTATTAAAGTTTTCAGCCTTGAAGGAGATCAACTAGGCACTATTCGATACTATCCTACCTTTATGGCTCAGAAAATTGGGTCTGTCAGCTGCCTTAATTTCCACCCATACCAAGTCTTGCTTGCTGCTGGTGCTGCAGATGCATGTGTCTGTATCTATGCATACTGGTAA
- the LOC110268356 gene encoding RNA-binding protein 33-like: HFQAQPQPQHFQGQVRSPPQPQLQSPPQHFQAPPQQQRFQNQQIQYLGSYPPPPWASTPGYPNYQNHLSPTNLFSNPQANTTGPFTFPSNGAESAVGANFGQRSPGSTGSGQRPFIPSYRLFEDLNVFGNTDGRVKMTGSGTSSGMSGTMGPGMVGGRK, encoded by the coding sequence CATTTCCAGGCCCAACCTCAACCCCAACATTTCCAGGGTCAGGTCCGATCCCCACCCCAACCACAGTTACAATCTCCACCACAGCACTTTCAAGCTCCACCACAGCAGCAACGATTTCAAAATCAGCAGATTCAGTACCTGGGAAGTTACCCTCCACCACCATGGGCCTCAACACCGGGTTATCCCAACTATCAAAACCATTTATCTCCTACCAATTTGTTCTCCAATCCTCAAGCCAACACAACAGGGCCTTTTACATTTCCTTCCAATGGTGCTGAATCTGCTGTGGGGGCAAATTTCGGCCAAAGGAGCCCAGGCAGTACCGGCAGCGGACAACGGCCCTTTATTCCATCTTACAGACTATTTGAAGATTTGAATGTTTTTGGAAACACAGATGGAAGGGTGAAGATGACTGGTAGTGGAACGTCATCCGGCATGTCAGGTACAATGGGACCTGGCATGGTTGGAGGGCGCAAGTGA